From one Formosa sediminum genomic stretch:
- the rocD gene encoding ornithine--oxo-acid transaminase, which translates to MAVLNQLTSQQAIDLENQYGAHNYHPLPVVLTKGEGVYVWDVEGKKYYDFLSAYSAVNQGHCHPKIVEAMIAQAQQLTLTSRAFYNDMLGKYEKFACEYFGFDKLLPMNTGAEAVETALKICRKWAYEVKGIKENDAEIIVCENNFHGRTTTIISFSNDPVARENFGPFTNGFIKIEYDNLQALETALQDNPNVAGFLVEPIQGEAGVYVPSEGYLSKAKALCEKYNVLFIADEVQTGIARTGQLLAVNHENVKPDVLILGKALSGGAYPVSAVLADNQVMNVIKPGNHGSTFGGNPIAAAVAIAALTVVQDEELAANAETLGQLFRSELETYIQTSSIATLVRGKGLLNAVVIDEDENSDTAWNICLALRDNGLLAKPTHGNIIRFAPPLVMDKTQLLDCVSIIIKTLKQFEK; encoded by the coding sequence ATGGCTGTATTAAACCAATTAACTTCACAGCAAGCAATAGACTTAGAAAACCAATATGGTGCACACAACTACCATCCACTTCCTGTAGTGTTAACTAAAGGTGAAGGCGTTTATGTTTGGGATGTTGAAGGCAAAAAATATTACGACTTTTTATCGGCATATTCTGCAGTAAATCAAGGGCATTGTCATCCCAAAATTGTGGAAGCTATGATAGCGCAAGCACAGCAATTAACATTAACTTCTCGTGCGTTTTATAATGATATGTTGGGCAAATATGAGAAATTCGCTTGCGAATATTTTGGTTTCGATAAATTATTACCTATGAATACAGGTGCCGAAGCTGTAGAAACAGCTTTGAAAATTTGTAGAAAGTGGGCATATGAGGTAAAAGGAATTAAAGAAAATGATGCAGAAATTATAGTATGTGAAAATAATTTTCATGGACGTACTACAACAATTATTTCGTTTTCTAATGATCCTGTTGCACGCGAAAATTTCGGTCCCTTTACAAACGGATTTATTAAAATCGAATATGATAATTTACAAGCACTAGAAACAGCTTTACAAGACAATCCAAATGTAGCTGGGTTTTTAGTAGAACCTATACAAGGCGAAGCGGGTGTATATGTACCAAGTGAAGGCTACCTATCTAAAGCAAAAGCTTTATGCGAAAAATATAATGTTTTATTTATTGCAGACGAGGTACAAACTGGTATTGCAAGAACAGGACAATTATTGGCTGTAAATCATGAAAATGTAAAACCAGATGTATTAATTCTAGGTAAAGCATTAAGTGGTGGTGCATACCCAGTAAGTGCAGTGTTGGCAGATAATCAAGTTATGAATGTTATTAAGCCAGGAAATCACGGTAGTACTTTTGGCGGAAATCCTATTGCAGCAGCAGTTGCTATTGCGGCTTTAACTGTGGTACAAGATGAAGAACTTGCAGCAAATGCCGAAACTCTAGGACAACTCTTTAGAAGTGAATTAGAAACATATATACAAACAAGTTCTATTGCAACGTTGGTTAGAGGAAAAGGTTTATTAAATGCAGTTGTAATAGATGAAGATGAAAATAGCGATACCGCTTGGAATATTTGTTTGGCTCTTCGTGATAACGGGTTATTAGCAAAACCAACACATGGTAACATTATTCGATTTGCTCCACCTTTAGTGATGGATAAAACACAATTGTTAGACTGTGTCTCTATTATAATTAAAACTTTAAAGCAATTTGAAAAGTAA
- a CDS encoding hydrolase, giving the protein MKQRIFMYLFIFSLLLILFQYVNSKNVFEDDIRTIEKSNARVETLTDSITVLEDKIFELSHFNIENNEDAITYFENKGLNVDTLIPFIKDAIYNNNVKGGNPLIPYAANEGKSMLINSIKVLNHKWLITDFSDGIFWGELLVKYEVINQNEVTFEVIDSLLYPLR; this is encoded by the coding sequence ATGAAGCAGAGAATTTTTATGTACCTCTTTATTTTTTCATTACTTCTAATTTTATTTCAATATGTAAATTCGAAGAATGTTTTTGAAGATGACATTAGAACTATTGAAAAAAGTAATGCAAGAGTAGAAACATTAACAGATTCTATTACGGTATTAGAAGATAAGATTTTTGAATTATCGCATTTTAATATTGAAAATAATGAAGATGCTATTACTTATTTTGAAAATAAAGGATTAAATGTAGATACCTTGATACCATTTATAAAAGATGCCATCTACAATAATAATGTAAAGGGAGGAAATCCTTTAATCCCTTATGCAGCAAACGAAGGAAAATCTATGTTAATAAATTCTATAAAAGTCTTAAACCATAAATGGTTAATTACTGATTTTTCTGATGGTATATTCTGGGGTGAATTACTTGTAAAATACGAAGTGATTAACCAGAATGAAGTTACTTTTGAAGTGATAGACTCCTTATTGTATCCGTTAAGATAA
- a CDS encoding alpha/beta hydrolase, translated as MKDLSLYHITRPSSLKANAPLLIMFHGYGSDENDLFAFASELPQELYVISVRAPFAMQPYGNAWYAINFDEENGKWSDDEQAKTSRDLIATFIDEVIEHYPVNKDNVTLLGFSQGSILSYAVALTYPEKVNNIIALSGYINSAIIPTNHNTDDYKHLNFFCSHGSVDQVIPVDWARKTPAVLDGLHIKHEYHEYPVGHGVAPQNFHDFKTWLSKLI; from the coding sequence ATGAAAGATTTAAGTTTATATCACATAACAAGACCTTCTTCATTGAAGGCCAACGCTCCCCTATTAATTATGTTTCATGGTTATGGTAGCGATGAAAACGATTTATTTGCATTTGCATCAGAATTACCACAAGAATTATATGTAATTTCAGTGCGTGCACCTTTTGCAATGCAACCATATGGCAACGCTTGGTATGCTATTAATTTTGATGAAGAAAACGGAAAATGGAGTGACGACGAGCAAGCTAAAACGTCTAGAGATTTAATAGCAACATTTATAGATGAAGTGATTGAGCATTATCCTGTAAATAAAGATAATGTCACACTTTTAGGATTTAGTCAAGGAAGTATTTTAAGCTATGCTGTAGCTTTAACTTATCCTGAAAAAGTTAATAATATTATAGCTTTAAGTGGTTACATAAATTCTGCGATTATCCCTACAAATCACAATACAGATGATTATAAGCATTTAAATTTTTTCTGTTCACATGGCAGTGTAGATCAGGTAATACCTGTAGATTGGGCAAGAAAAACACCTGCTGTGTTAGATGGGTTACATATTAAGCATGAATATCATGAGTATCCTGTAGGACATGGTGTAGCGCCTCAAAATTTTCACGATTTTAAAACATGGTTATCTAAGTTAATTTAG
- the rlmD gene encoding 23S rRNA (uracil(1939)-C(5))-methyltransferase RlmD, which produces MSRRNRKQVFTNIEVLDAGAKGKTIAKSPDGAVIFLPNAVPGDVVDIQTYKKRKAYYEGKATIFHKLSDKRTTPACEHFGVCGGCKWQDMDYKYQLFYKQKEVENNLRRLGHIELPEVTPILGSAKQYFYRNKMEFSFSNSRWLTLDEIQSDEDLGDKNALGFHIPGMWDKILDLNKCHLQADPSNAIRNAVKAFAVENNLEFFNTRNQTGLLRTLMIRTASTGELMVLIQFFKEDKAKRELLLNYLTETFSEITSLLYVINGKANDTIYDQDVLCFSGRDHIFEDMEGLKFKINAKSFYQTNSDQAYELYKVTREFAGLTGEELVYDLYTGTGTIAQFVAKQAKKVVGVEAVPDAILAAKENAKANNIDNVDFYVGDMKNVFNTQFINTHGHPDVIITDPPRDGMHKDVVQMLLDVAPKKIVYVSCNSATQARDLALMEAVYKVTKVQAVDMFPQTHHVENVVLLEKR; this is translated from the coding sequence ATGTCTAGAAGAAATAGAAAACAAGTTTTTACAAATATAGAAGTCCTTGATGCAGGAGCAAAAGGGAAAACCATTGCAAAATCGCCAGATGGTGCGGTTATTTTTTTACCAAATGCAGTACCTGGCGATGTGGTAGATATTCAAACCTATAAAAAGCGTAAAGCCTACTACGAGGGTAAAGCTACGATTTTTCATAAATTGTCTGATAAACGTACAACACCTGCTTGCGAGCATTTTGGTGTATGTGGCGGTTGCAAATGGCAGGATATGGATTATAAATACCAATTGTTTTACAAACAAAAAGAAGTTGAAAACAATTTACGCCGTTTAGGTCATATAGAATTGCCTGAAGTTACACCTATTTTAGGGTCTGCAAAACAGTATTTTTACAGAAATAAAATGGAGTTTTCATTTAGTAATAGCCGTTGGTTAACATTAGATGAAATTCAATCTGATGAAGATTTAGGAGATAAAAATGCACTCGGATTTCATATTCCAGGCATGTGGGATAAAATTTTAGATTTAAACAAATGTCATTTACAAGCAGACCCGTCTAATGCAATTAGAAACGCCGTTAAAGCATTTGCTGTAGAAAACAATTTAGAGTTTTTTAATACCAGAAATCAAACGGGTTTATTACGTACCTTAATGATACGTACAGCATCTACTGGTGAGTTAATGGTACTTATTCAATTCTTTAAAGAAGATAAAGCAAAGCGTGAATTACTGCTAAATTATCTTACAGAAACGTTCTCTGAAATTACATCCTTATTATATGTTATTAACGGTAAGGCTAATGATACGATATACGATCAAGATGTATTATGCTTTAGTGGACGCGATCATATTTTTGAAGATATGGAGGGCTTAAAGTTTAAAATTAATGCGAAATCGTTTTATCAAACAAATTCCGATCAAGCATACGAATTATATAAAGTTACTCGTGAATTTGCAGGGTTAACAGGAGAAGAACTTGTTTACGATTTATATACAGGGACAGGTACTATTGCTCAATTTGTGGCCAAACAAGCCAAAAAAGTTGTAGGTGTAGAAGCTGTTCCAGATGCTATTTTAGCGGCTAAAGAAAATGCAAAAGCTAATAATATAGACAATGTAGATTTCTATGTTGGAGACATGAAAAATGTTTTTAATACGCAGTTTATAAATACGCATGGGCATCCAGATGTTATAATTACAGATCCGCCACGAGATGGTATGCATAAAGATGTGGTGCAAATGCTATTGGATGTAGCGCCAAAAAAAATAGTATATGTAAGCTGTAATAGTGCCACTCAAGCTAGAGATTTAGCCCTAATGGAAGCTGTTTATAAAGTTACTAAAGTACAAGCTGTAGATATGTTTCCGCAAACACATCACGTAGAAAATGTTGTACTTTTAGAAAAAAGATAA
- a CDS encoding CCC motif membrane protein has product MERTYLKTTTIYVLSILGLLCCCIAGIGVIPSGIAFYMANNSLKDVELNPDGYDNIEGMNTAKTIALVMLIINGLYLIYSIYSIATADWDLVIEQFQKGMEEGGYEF; this is encoded by the coding sequence ATGGAAAGAACTTATTTAAAAACAACAACAATTTATGTACTATCAATTTTAGGCTTGCTATGTTGTTGCATTGCTGGTATTGGTGTTATTCCATCAGGAATAGCTTTTTATATGGCTAATAACAGCTTAAAAGATGTCGAATTAAACCCTGATGGCTATGATAATATAGAAGGGATGAATACTGCTAAAACAATAGCTTTAGTAATGTTAATTATAAACGGATTGTATTTAATATATTCTATTTATAGTATTGCAACTGCAGATTGGGACTTGGTTATAGAGCAATTTCAAAAAGGAATGGAAGAAGGCGGATACGAATTTTAA
- a CDS encoding BatA domain-containing protein, translating to MSAISIFDKHILGMQFKHPELLYALFLLIIPIIIHLFQLRRFKIEAFTNVAILKTISQQTRKSSQLKKWLLLLTRLLLLACAILAFSQPFTSKKNTINSAKETVVFLDNSFSLQQRGPQGNLFDRAIQDLILETDFNKTITLVTHDAVYKNTTINAIQNDLLQLSYTTNPLSYNAAVLKSKSLFSNTSATQKQLVFISDFQQLESPFSIPEDTLIQVNLVKLTPTNTNNIALDSVYISKSDPLQTELTLTLKNYGEPVENVSIALHNNDKLIAKSAVSIVEQAETQFTIPSKTVINGVFSIEDSGLQFDNTLYFNINTPSKLNVLSISESDDAFLSKIFTPDEFNFTSTSAQNLNYNSIETQHTIILNELKDISNSLINVLKTFTDQGGTLIVIPSTQLNTSAYSTLLANYNTRYKTLFNSEKRITSINYSHPIYKNDVFEKQVQNFQYPKVSQFYTVNEAAGSAALSFEDGSPFLTQFSNLFLFTSPINSDVSNFKNWAIIVPTFYKMAMQSLQHPKLFYTIGNLNSFDIDVTLNQDEILSIENSNTNFIPQQQYFNKKVSITTQNNPEQAGIYSVKNKLETLKNISFNYDRKESKLEYQDISTLKHVTISNSIPSLFDTLKSNTKINELWKWFIIFALAFLMLEMLILKYFK from the coding sequence ATGTCTGCAATTAGTATCTTTGACAAACATATTTTAGGAATGCAGTTTAAACACCCAGAACTTCTTTACGCTCTTTTTTTATTAATTATTCCTATTATTATTCATTTATTTCAGCTTCGTAGATTTAAAATAGAGGCTTTTACAAATGTTGCCATTTTAAAAACAATTTCACAACAAACACGTAAAAGTTCACAATTAAAAAAATGGTTACTTTTACTTACACGGTTACTTTTACTTGCGTGTGCTATATTAGCTTTTTCTCAGCCTTTTACATCCAAAAAAAACACTATAAATAGTGCGAAAGAAACTGTAGTTTTTTTAGATAACTCGTTTAGTTTACAACAACGTGGGCCGCAAGGTAATTTGTTTGATCGTGCTATACAGGATTTAATTTTAGAAACAGATTTTAATAAAACGATCACCTTAGTAACCCATGATGCGGTGTATAAAAACACCACTATAAATGCCATACAAAATGATTTGTTACAGCTCTCTTATACAACAAATCCTTTGTCTTATAACGCTGCTGTGTTAAAAAGTAAATCATTATTTAGCAACACATCTGCCACACAAAAACAACTTGTTTTTATATCAGATTTTCAACAGTTAGAGTCTCCTTTTTCAATTCCTGAAGACACATTAATTCAGGTTAATTTAGTTAAACTTACACCAACTAATACTAATAATATTGCTTTAGATAGTGTATATATTTCTAAGAGTGATCCGTTACAAACAGAATTAACTTTAACCTTAAAAAATTATGGCGAACCTGTAGAAAATGTATCGATTGCATTACATAATAATGATAAATTAATAGCAAAATCTGCAGTATCGATTGTAGAACAAGCAGAAACTCAATTTACCATTCCTAGTAAAACTGTGATAAATGGTGTTTTTAGTATTGAAGATTCTGGTTTACAATTTGACAATACGTTATATTTTAATATTAATACACCTTCTAAACTTAATGTATTAAGTATTAGTGAAAGCGACGATGCTTTTTTGAGTAAAATTTTTACTCCAGACGAATTTAATTTCACGTCTACATCTGCACAAAACCTTAATTATAATAGTATTGAAACGCAGCATACAATTATTTTAAATGAGCTTAAGGACATTTCAAACAGCTTAATTAATGTATTAAAGACGTTCACAGATCAAGGCGGAACATTAATTGTTATTCCTTCTACTCAATTAAATACAAGTGCATATAGTACTTTACTTGCTAATTATAACACCAGATATAAAACCTTATTTAATTCTGAAAAACGTATTACATCTATAAATTATTCGCATCCTATTTATAAAAATGATGTATTTGAAAAACAAGTTCAAAATTTTCAATATCCAAAAGTTAGTCAGTTTTATACTGTAAATGAAGCTGCCGGAAGTGCGGCTTTAAGTTTTGAAGATGGTTCACCATTTTTAACGCAGTTTTCTAATCTGTTTTTGTTTACATCTCCTATAAATTCAGACGTGTCAAATTTTAAAAATTGGGCTATTATAGTTCCTACTTTTTATAAAATGGCTATGCAAAGTTTACAACATCCTAAATTGTTTTACACCATTGGTAATCTTAATAGTTTTGATATTGATGTTACACTAAATCAAGATGAAATTTTATCTATAGAGAATTCCAATACAAACTTTATTCCTCAGCAACAATACTTTAATAAAAAAGTGAGTATCACTACACAAAATAATCCAGAACAAGCTGGTATTTATAGTGTAAAAAACAAGTTAGAAACGCTTAAAAATATAAGTTTTAATTACGATCGAAAAGAAAGTAAATTAGAATATCAGGACATTTCTACACTTAAACATGTAACTATTAGCAACTCAATACCGAGTCTTTTTGATACCTTAAAAAGTAATACAAAAATTAACGAGCTATGGAAATGGTTTATTATTTTTGCATTGGCCTTTTTGATGCTTGAAATGCTCATCTTAAAATATTTTAAATGA
- a CDS encoding MBL fold metallo-hydrolase: MKITFLGTGTSQGIPIIGSNHPVCLSQDPKDKRLRVSALIEWDDFTYVIDCGPDFRQQMLTNNVQKIDGILFTHEHADHTAGLDDIRPFFFRQGDIDIYGHKRVLDGLAVRFNYIFTTENKYPGAPNVTPHNIINAPFKLKNLDVVPINGMHNTLQVFGFRFKDFAYLTDMKTVDDAEIEKLKGVKVLVVNALRKEPHISHFNLEEALNFISKVNPEQAYLTHISHLLGFHETTEKELPENVFLAYDNLQIII, translated from the coding sequence TTGAAAATTACTTTTTTAGGTACTGGAACATCTCAAGGCATCCCAATAATTGGTAGTAATCATCCCGTTTGTTTAAGTCAAGATCCTAAAGATAAACGACTACGCGTGTCGGCTTTAATTGAATGGGACGATTTTACATACGTTATTGATTGTGGTCCTGATTTTAGACAACAAATGCTAACTAATAACGTTCAAAAAATTGATGGAATCTTATTTACTCATGAACATGCCGATCATACTGCTGGTTTAGACGATATTAGACCCTTCTTTTTTAGACAAGGCGATATTGATATTTATGGACACAAACGTGTTTTAGATGGATTAGCTGTACGTTTTAATTATATATTTACTACCGAAAACAAATATCCAGGAGCTCCAAATGTTACCCCGCATAACATTATTAACGCTCCATTTAAACTTAAAAATTTAGATGTTGTTCCTATTAATGGAATGCACAATACACTACAAGTATTTGGATTTCGATTTAAAGATTTTGCGTATTTAACAGATATGAAAACTGTTGACGATGCTGAAATAGAAAAGCTTAAAGGTGTAAAAGTTTTAGTAGTAAATGCATTACGAAAAGAACCGCATATTTCTCATTTTAATCTTGAAGAAGCTTTAAATTTTATTTCTAAAGTAAATCCAGAACAAGCTTACTTAACACATATTAGTCATTTACTCGGTTTTCATGAAACTACCGAAAAAGAATTACCTGAAAATGTGTTTTTAGCCTACGACAACCTCCAAATAATTATATAA
- a CDS encoding Smr/MutS family protein, with amino-acid sequence MGFKKGDTVSVLDENMSGTVLKISGSTVSVETSEGFVLNFESHELIKIKTDTQIDAQLFNASSLSEVISEKEEYKPKKSVRVKPKERFEPTMEVDLHIHNLTKSTKNMGNYDMLTLQLDTAKHKLEYAIKHRIQKIVFIHGVGEGVLRTELEYLFNRYDNLKYYDANYQKYGVGATEVYIFQNVK; translated from the coding sequence ATGGGATTTAAGAAAGGAGATACAGTTTCTGTTTTAGACGAAAATATGTCCGGAACAGTCTTAAAAATTTCAGGTAGTACGGTTTCCGTGGAAACTTCAGAAGGCTTTGTTTTAAATTTTGAGTCTCATGAACTTATTAAAATAAAAACAGACACTCAAATTGATGCACAACTTTTTAATGCGAGTTCTTTAAGTGAAGTTATTTCAGAAAAAGAAGAATATAAACCTAAAAAATCAGTACGAGTTAAACCCAAAGAGCGTTTTGAGCCTACTATGGAAGTAGATTTACATATCCATAACCTAACAAAATCTACTAAAAATATGGGTAATTACGATATGCTAACCCTTCAATTAGATACCGCAAAGCATAAATTAGAATACGCTATAAAACACAGAATACAAAAAATTGTATTTATTCATGGCGTAGGAGAAGGGGTTTTAAGAACAGAATTAGAATACCTTTTTAATCGCTACGATAATTTAAAATATTACGATGCTAATTATCAGAAATATGGTGTTGGTGCTACCGAAGTATATATTTTTCAGAATGTAAAATAA
- a CDS encoding dihydroorotase: MNVLIKSATIIDTNSEFHNKTLDILVEQGSISNIGTSLENPNNYQEITLDNLHVSQGWFDSSVSFGEPGLEERETIANGLKTAAYSGFTTVALNANSNPVIDSNSDITFVSSRALGHAVNVLPIGALTKASNGIDLAELYDMKTAGAVAYYDYKKPISNANLMKIALQYASNFNGLVCSFPQDNGIAGKGVMNEHITSTTLGLKGIPALAEELQIARDLFLLEYTGGKLHIPTVSTAKSVALIRAAKLKQLDVSCSVAIHNLYFNDSVLQEFNTHYKVLPPLRINSDVEALLAGVKDGTIDMVTSDHNPLNIEEKKVEFDYAAYGTIGLESAFGALHNLFSLEQTIALLTQGKQRFGAESTTINVGNIANLTLFNPDSQYIFTTQDIISKSKNAIFEGEKLKGKTYGVCNNNQLVLNTK, from the coding sequence ATGAACGTACTTATAAAATCTGCAACTATTATTGATACTAACAGTGAGTTTCACAATAAAACTCTTGATATTTTAGTAGAACAAGGCAGTATTTCCAACATTGGAACTTCTTTAGAAAATCCAAACAATTATCAAGAAATTACATTAGACAATTTACATGTATCTCAAGGTTGGTTTGATAGTAGTGTAAGTTTTGGTGAACCTGGATTAGAAGAACGTGAAACAATTGCTAACGGATTAAAAACTGCGGCGTATTCTGGTTTTACTACTGTAGCATTAAATGCAAATAGTAATCCTGTTATAGACTCTAATAGTGATATTACATTTGTAAGTAGTCGTGCATTAGGACACGCTGTTAATGTATTGCCAATTGGCGCTTTAACCAAAGCAAGTAATGGTATAGATTTAGCAGAATTATACGACATGAAAACTGCTGGAGCTGTTGCATATTACGATTATAAAAAGCCCATTAGTAATGCAAACCTCATGAAAATTGCCTTACAATATGCAAGTAATTTTAATGGATTAGTTTGCTCTTTTCCTCAAGATAATGGTATTGCTGGAAAAGGTGTGATGAATGAGCATATAACCAGCACCACTTTAGGATTAAAAGGTATACCAGCTTTAGCCGAAGAATTGCAAATTGCTCGCGATTTGTTTTTATTAGAATATACTGGAGGTAAACTTCACATTCCAACGGTCTCAACAGCAAAATCTGTAGCGCTTATTAGAGCAGCTAAATTAAAACAATTAGATGTTAGTTGTAGTGTAGCTATTCATAATTTATACTTTAATGATAGTGTTTTACAAGAGTTTAATACGCATTATAAGGTGTTACCCCCTTTACGTATAAACAGTGATGTAGAAGCATTACTTGCTGGAGTTAAAGACGGTACTATCGATATGGTTACTAGCGATCACAATCCGTTAAATATTGAAGAAAAGAAAGTAGAATTTGATTATGCTGCTTATGGTACTATAGGTTTAGAAAGTGCCTTTGGAGCATTACATAACTTATTTTCACTAGAACAAACTATTGCTTTATTAACTCAAGGAAAACAGCGTTTTGGTGCAGAGAGTACAACTATTAATGTAGGGAATATTGCAAATTTAACTTTATTTAACCCAGATTCTCAATATATATTTACAACTCAAGACATCATATCCAAATCCAAAAACGCCATTTTTGAAGGCGAAAAATTAAAAGGAAAAACCTACGGAGTATGTAATAATAACCAATTGGTATTAAACACAAAATAA
- a CDS encoding DUF2752 domain-containing protein: MLSPEDYMLPCLTKKYLGYDCLGCGLQRAVALIYQGNFVAAFKMYPAIYTLILLGVFLLLNAFKTLKHQESIKKWLFIINIVIIVMSYIIKLSTTNL; encoded by the coding sequence ATGTTATCTCCAGAAGATTACATGCTACCATGTTTAACAAAAAAATATTTAGGTTACGACTGTTTAGGTTGTGGTTTACAACGAGCTGTGGCCTTAATTTATCAGGGTAATTTTGTTGCGGCGTTTAAAATGTATCCTGCAATATATACCCTTATTTTGTTGGGTGTTTTTTTACTTTTAAATGCTTTTAAAACACTAAAACACCAAGAATCTATCAAAAAATGGCTTTTTATTATTAATATCGTTATTATTGTAATGAGTTATATTATAAAACTTTCAACTACTAACCTTTAA
- a CDS encoding TonB-dependent receptor: MEITLIGDKKIEDIPSLKAKALRINLNENIYGTFAEIGAGQETVRHFFRAGGASGTIAKAMSAYDKSFSDAVYGVEADGRYVTEARLMKMLEYEIKLIEERITRDKHPNKMFFSFANTVTTIDFAKQFKGHGWVGIRYQVEPDQEYNEITLHLRFKETDARLQQETLGVLGTNLIYGAFYKYNEPKKLLRYLYDHLDKDQLEIDTINFSGPIFENVDNRLMSLQLVKNGMTDAVMFDPDGNNVLPARVLYKKNILALRGSYRPVTKVNMDLFHKSYDMFIKENKVDENNTKVIFEITLSNLRAEGEIDEQDFLDRAKLLCSLGQTVLISNFQEYYKLVEYFSQYSKNRMGLAMGVNNLIDIFDEKYYRHLSGGILEAFGKLFFKDLRVYLYPMTDENGKITDSENLKVHPRMKELYKFFKYNGKVVDISDYDPTILSVFSREVLKKIATNEPGWENMLPEGIANLIKQKRLFSCNPDNVRTEK; the protein is encoded by the coding sequence ATGGAAATCACCCTGATAGGAGACAAAAAGATTGAAGATATCCCTTCATTAAAGGCGAAAGCACTTCGAATCAATTTAAATGAAAACATTTATGGTACGTTTGCAGAGATTGGGGCCGGTCAAGAAACCGTTAGACATTTTTTTAGAGCTGGTGGTGCCTCGGGAACTATAGCAAAAGCGATGTCTGCTTATGACAAATCTTTTAGTGATGCGGTATATGGCGTTGAAGCTGATGGCCGATATGTAACAGAGGCGCGTTTGATGAAAATGCTTGAATACGAAATTAAATTAATTGAAGAACGTATTACACGAGATAAACATCCTAATAAAATGTTTTTTTCATTTGCAAATACAGTTACTACTATTGATTTTGCAAAACAATTTAAAGGTCATGGTTGGGTTGGCATACGTTATCAAGTCGAGCCAGATCAAGAATATAACGAAATTACACTTCACCTAAGATTTAAAGAGACTGATGCTAGATTGCAACAAGAAACTCTTGGTGTTTTAGGAACTAACTTAATTTATGGTGCATTTTATAAATATAACGAACCAAAAAAATTATTACGATATTTATACGACCATTTAGATAAAGATCAATTAGAGATTGATACCATTAATTTTTCTGGACCAATTTTTGAAAATGTAGACAACCGTTTAATGAGTTTACAATTAGTAAAAAATGGAATGACAGATGCTGTAATGTTTGATCCGGACGGAAACAATGTGTTACCAGCACGTGTATTATATAAGAAAAACATTTTAGCATTACGTGGTAGTTATAGACCAGTAACTAAGGTAAACATGGATTTATTTCATAAGTCGTACGACATGTTTATTAAAGAGAATAAAGTTGATGAGAATAATACAAAAGTTATTTTTGAGATTACATTATCCAATTTAAGGGCTGAAGGTGAAATTGATGAACAAGATTTCTTAGATCGTGCTAAACTATTATGTTCTTTAGGACAAACGGTTTTAATTTCCAATTTTCAAGAATATTATAAGTTGGTTGAATACTTCTCACAATACTCTAAAAACCGTATGGGATTAGCCATGGGAGTAAATAACCTTATAGATATTTTTGATGAGAAATATTATCGTCATTTAAGTGGAGGTATTTTAGAAGCCTTTGGTAAATTATTCTTTAAAGATCTTCGTGTGTATCTGTACCCAATGACCGATGAAAATGGTAAAATTACAGATAGTGAAAATCTAAAAGTACACCCACGTATGAAAGAATTATATAAATTCTTTAAATACAATGGTAAAGTTGTAGATATTTCAGATTACGATCCAACGATTCTTTCTGTATTTTCTAGAGAAGTCCTCAAGAAAATAGCAACCAATGAACCAGGCTGGGAAAATATGTTACCTGAAGGTATTGCCAACTTAATTAAACAAAAACGATTATTTAGCTGTAATCCGGATAATGTAAGAACAGAAAAATAA